The following coding sequences lie in one Arachis hypogaea cultivar Tifrunner chromosome 9, arahy.Tifrunner.gnm2.J5K5, whole genome shotgun sequence genomic window:
- the LOC112709350 gene encoding uncharacterized protein, with protein MRRNPIIMGVTPFHHSILKLRLPKHFDKPTYIRYDDTQDPSEYITAFEARINLEGVGDEVRCGAFPLTLTGPAIRWFNALLHGFVTTFTDITRKFLAQFTTRIAKAKHLINLLGVTQRNGEPTRKYLDKFNDKCLNIDGLTDSTASLCLTNRLSNEDFRKYLTTNPVWTMQEIQNVAEEYINDEEVSQVVAANKQKPANPHPRQSDNRERPKDPSKDRGPTKPFKPFLLVRKFTNYTPLTAPIVEVYQQISDKGILSKSRQLKDRTGGNKSLYWDYHKGFGHKTQNSFD; from the coding sequence ATGCGACGAAATCCCATAATCATGGGAGTAACCCCTTTCCACCACTCCATCCTTAAGCTCCGGCTGCCAAAACATTTTGACAAGCCAACGTACATAAGATATGATGACACCCAAGATCCTTCAGAATATATAACAGCCTTTGAGGCCAGGATAAATCTAGAGGGTGTAGGTGACGAGGTGAGGTGTGGCGCTTTCCCTTTGACCCTGACAGGACCGGCGATTCGATGGTTCAATGCGCTCCTACATGGGTTCGTAACGACCTTCACGGACATAACGCGCAAGTTTCTAGCACAATTCACCACGCGCATTGCCAAAGCCAAGCACCTGATCAACCTCCTAGGGGTTACCCAAAGAAATGGGGAGCCGACTAGGAAGTACCTTGACAAATTCAACGACAAATGCCTGAATATTGATGGTTTGACCGACTCGACGGCTAGCCTATGTCTAACGAACAGGCTGTCAAATGAAGACTTCAGAAAATACCTCACCACCAATCCTGTATGGACCATGCAAGAAATCCAGAACGTGGCAGAAGAATATATCAATGATGAGGAGGTCAGCCAGGTGGTGGCAGCCAACAAACAGAAACCTGCCAACCCTCATCCCCGTCAATCCGATAACAGGGAAAGGCCAAAGGATCCCTCCAAGGATAGAGGACCGACTAAACCATTCAAGCCCTTTCTGCTAGTCAGAAAGTTCACAAACTATACCCCTCTGACAGCCCCGATAGTTGAGGTCTACCAACAAATATCCGACAAGGGCATCTTGTCGAAATCCCGCCAACTCAAAGACAGAACCGGTGGGAACAAGAGTCTCTACTGGGACTACCACAAAGGCTTCGGCCACAAAACCCAGAACTCCTTCGATTAA